One region of Bradyrhizobium betae genomic DNA includes:
- the addA gene encoding double-strand break repair helicase AddA, translating to MVKLPRPIPEEVRARQARASDPTASAFVSANAGSGKTHVLVQRVIRLLLSGVPPEKILCITFTKAAAANMAERVFTTLGHWVTLDDDALTRAIVAVGIPFPTAKLRREARKLFACALETPGGLKVQTIHALCTRLLQQFPFEANVPARFAVIDERDQTDMMERANLKVLLEAARDPDSVTGRALLTAMASAADVTFKEVVREACLSRDHFMAWTDEAGNAEAAAVQMAAALGVDASDRIEHVETEILDGPFLPRSRWDDIAFALEDGSKSDNDQASRLREAKVFSGAAQVDAYLGVFLTDEKLPRKAVLTKKFGEHNPSVARLFENEAQRVSGLIEKRRAVSMRDRTAALLHIATAAAANYRREKQERGLLDYDDLIDKTLAMLNRVASGWVHYKLDRGVDHVLIDEAQDTSPRQWDIVAHIISEFTAGEGAREGLNRTVFAVGDEKQSIFSFQGAAPHEFDARRRELHRKFTAAGLKFDPVAFTYSFRSGAAILHSVDHVFRDPAIYKSIHSVEIGHPLHNALADAGPSVIELWDLAQADDRQDIEGWRAPFDGVAVTSPEVKLARRIQAEIKRLVESGTLTGHEGERRPLRYGDMLILVRRRGNAFDAVIQALKHAGVPVAGADRLKLTEHIGIIDLMNLADALLLPQDDLALAVALKSPLFGLDDDDLFQLAHDRKGSLRRALGVHAAGSEKFTTVLRRLEACEARARDETPFAFYGWLLGGDGGRARILRRLGHEANDALDEFLELALNYERKAPASLQGFMAWLRSADTEVKRDMEISRDEVRVMTVHGAKGLEASVVFMVDTTSSPADSQRVRLIHVPRGNGGEVVVWAGRKADDPKPVADGRKAMIEETEDEYRRLLYVAMTRAADRLIVGGCMPGNMKTVRKLSWYDLIDTGLKGSGLDKQTIETPLGKVTRFARPEDVAAQGTPATAVDQTIALPGWLRTPAPREMIDDDPVRPSGQSAEEGRSVRSGESVQSRALALQRGTLVHRLLQSLPDIAMERRREAALGFMARNAANWPEADRTALADKVLALIAEPRFAAVFAAGSRAEVAIVGRLERPGRAPALVSGQIDRLVVRPDEVLIVDFKTNQAAPKNAAEAPAAYVRQLALYRAVLARLYPQKPVRTVLLWTEALEYMEISAPALDAALASLHVGVSVLDPARGRS from the coding sequence TGTCGCGGTCGGGATCCCGTTTCCCACCGCAAAACTGCGGCGCGAAGCACGAAAGCTGTTCGCCTGTGCGCTGGAGACGCCGGGCGGGCTGAAGGTGCAGACCATCCACGCGCTGTGCACCCGACTGCTCCAGCAATTCCCGTTCGAGGCCAACGTTCCCGCGCGCTTCGCCGTGATCGACGAGCGCGACCAGACCGACATGATGGAGCGCGCCAATCTGAAGGTGCTGCTGGAGGCCGCGCGCGATCCGGACAGCGTCACCGGCCGCGCGCTGCTGACCGCGATGGCGAGCGCCGCCGATGTCACCTTCAAGGAGGTCGTGCGCGAGGCCTGTCTCAGCCGCGACCATTTCATGGCCTGGACCGACGAGGCCGGCAATGCGGAAGCGGCGGCCGTGCAGATGGCGGCGGCGCTGGGTGTGGATGCGAGCGACCGCATCGAACACGTCGAGACGGAGATTCTCGACGGCCCGTTCCTGCCGCGATCGCGCTGGGACGACATCGCGTTTGCGCTGGAGGACGGCAGCAAGTCCGACAACGACCAGGCCAGCCGGCTCCGCGAGGCGAAGGTGTTTTCCGGCGCCGCGCAGGTCGACGCCTATCTCGGCGTCTTCCTCACCGACGAGAAGCTGCCGCGCAAGGCGGTGCTGACCAAGAAATTTGGCGAGCACAACCCGTCCGTCGCGCGCCTGTTCGAGAATGAGGCGCAGCGCGTCAGCGGCTTGATCGAGAAGCGCCGCGCGGTGTCCATGCGCGACCGCACCGCAGCTCTGTTGCACATCGCGACCGCAGCCGCCGCAAACTATCGGCGCGAGAAGCAGGAGCGCGGCCTGCTCGACTACGACGACCTCATCGACAAGACGCTGGCGATGCTGAACCGCGTCGCTTCGGGCTGGGTGCACTACAAGCTCGACCGCGGTGTCGACCACGTACTGATCGACGAAGCCCAGGACACCAGCCCGCGGCAATGGGACATCGTCGCGCACATCATCTCCGAGTTCACGGCCGGCGAAGGCGCGCGCGAGGGGCTGAACCGCACGGTCTTCGCGGTCGGCGACGAGAAGCAGTCGATCTTCTCGTTCCAGGGCGCGGCCCCGCACGAGTTCGACGCGCGGCGGCGCGAGCTGCACCGCAAGTTCACCGCGGCCGGGCTGAAATTCGATCCCGTCGCCTTCACCTATTCGTTCCGCTCGGGCGCTGCGATCCTGCACTCGGTCGACCACGTCTTCCGCGATCCCGCGATCTACAAGAGCATCCATTCCGTCGAGATCGGCCATCCCCTGCATAACGCGCTCGCCGATGCTGGCCCGAGCGTGATCGAGCTGTGGGACCTGGCGCAAGCCGACGACAGGCAGGACATCGAGGGCTGGCGTGCGCCGTTCGACGGCGTCGCCGTCACCAGCCCCGAGGTCAAGCTCGCCCGCCGCATCCAGGCCGAGATCAAGCGGCTGGTCGAGAGCGGCACGCTGACCGGACACGAAGGCGAGCGGCGCCCGCTGCGCTATGGCGACATGCTGATCCTGGTGCGCCGGCGCGGCAATGCGTTCGACGCGGTGATCCAGGCGCTGAAGCACGCGGGCGTCCCGGTCGCCGGCGCCGACCGGCTCAAGCTCACCGAGCATATCGGCATCATCGATCTGATGAACCTCGCCGACGCACTGCTGCTGCCACAGGATGATCTCGCGCTCGCGGTGGCGCTGAAGAGCCCGTTGTTCGGGCTCGATGACGACGATCTGTTTCAGCTCGCCCATGATCGCAAGGGATCGCTGCGCCGCGCGCTGGGCGTGCATGCGGCTGGAAGCGAGAAATTCACGACCGTGCTGCGGCGGCTCGAAGCCTGCGAAGCGCGCGCACGCGATGAAACGCCATTCGCCTTCTATGGCTGGCTGCTCGGCGGCGACGGCGGACGCGCGCGCATCCTGCGACGGCTCGGCCATGAGGCCAACGACGCGCTCGACGAGTTCCTGGAGCTCGCACTGAACTACGAGCGCAAGGCGCCGGCCTCGCTGCAGGGCTTCATGGCCTGGCTACGCTCGGCCGACACCGAGGTGAAGCGCGACATGGAGATCTCGCGCGACGAGGTGCGGGTGATGACGGTGCACGGCGCCAAGGGCCTCGAGGCCTCCGTTGTGTTCATGGTCGACACCACGTCCTCGCCGGCGGATTCGCAGCGGGTCCGCTTGATCCACGTGCCGCGCGGCAATGGCGGCGAGGTCGTGGTCTGGGCGGGGCGCAAGGCGGATGATCCGAAGCCCGTCGCCGACGGGCGCAAGGCGATGATCGAGGAGACCGAAGACGAATATCGCCGCCTGCTCTATGTCGCGATGACGCGCGCGGCCGACCGGCTGATCGTCGGCGGCTGCATGCCTGGCAACATGAAGACGGTGCGCAAGCTGAGCTGGTACGACCTGATCGACACCGGGCTCAAAGGCTCAGGCCTCGACAAGCAGACGATCGAGACGCCGCTCGGCAAGGTGACGAGGTTCGCCCGGCCCGAGGATGTCGCTGCGCAGGGCACGCCCGCCACAGCGGTGGACCAGACGATCGCGTTGCCCGGCTGGCTGCGGACGCCGGCGCCGCGCGAGATGATCGACGACGATCCGGTGCGTCCCTCCGGCCAGTCGGCCGAGGAGGGCCGCAGCGTGCGATCAGGCGAATCAGTCCAGTCTCGCGCGCTGGCGCTGCAACGCGGCACGCTGGTGCACCGGCTGCTGCAATCCCTGCCCGACATTGCCATGGAGCGCCGGCGCGAGGCCGCGCTCGGCTTCATGGCGCGCAACGCCGCGAACTGGCCGGAGGCCGACCGCACGGCGCTGGCCGACAAGGTGCTCGCCCTGATCGCCGAGCCGCGCTTCGCAGCCGTCTTTGCAGCCGGCAGCCGGGCGGAGGTCGCCATCGTCGGCCGGCTGGAGCGGCCGGGCCGCGCCCCGGCGCTGGTGTCGGGGCAGATCGACCGGCTGGTCGTTCGTCCGGACGAGGTCCTGATCGTCGATTTCAAGACCAATCAGGCCGCGCCCAAAAACGCCGCGGAAGCCCCTGCCGCCTATGTCCGGCAGCTCGCACTGTACCGGGCGGTGCTGGCGCGGCTTTATCCCCAAAAGCCGGTCAGGACCGTCCTGCTCTGGACCGAGGCCCTTGAATATATGGAGATTTCAGCCCCCGCGCTGGACGCGGCGCTGGCATCCCTTCATGTCGGCGTGAGCGTCCTTGACCCGGCAAGGGGCCGTTCATAG
- the trxA gene encoding thioredoxin produces the protein MAVGKVSDTDFEAEVLKANGPVVVDFWAEWCGPCRMIAPALDEIAGAMGDKVKIVKLNVDESPKTASKYGVMSIPTLMIFKGGEMASRQVGAAPKAKLQQWITSAV, from the coding sequence ATGGCCGTTGGCAAGGTTTCCGACACCGATTTCGAAGCCGAAGTGCTCAAGGCGAACGGTCCCGTCGTCGTCGATTTCTGGGCCGAGTGGTGCGGCCCCTGCCGCATGATCGCCCCCGCGCTCGACGAGATCGCCGGCGCGATGGGCGACAAGGTCAAGATCGTGAAGCTCAACGTCGACGAGAGCCCGAAGACCGCGTCGAAGTATGGCGTGATGTCGATCCCGACCCTGATGATCTTCAAGGGCGGCGAGATGGCCTCCCGCCAGGTCGGCGCAGCGCCGAAGGCGAAGCTCCAGCAGTGGATCACGTCGGCGGTCTGA
- a CDS encoding metallophosphoesterase family protein — protein MRFAAIADVHGNHLALEAVLADIHAQGISDIVNLGDMLSGPLDARRTVEILMRIDAVHVLGNHDRYLLDRPPEKMGSWDRPAYDALDAAQLDWLRAQPKTRVFRDQVFLCHATPGNDEVYWLDTVHPDGTVALSPLDRIEQFAQGITQSLILCAHTHLARAVRLRDGRLIVNPGSVGSPGYRDVHPFPHVVEAGTPHARYAILELADGAWQVTFRHIAYDHETMAALARRNNQPELANALATGRIK, from the coding sequence ATGCGTTTTGCCGCGATAGCGGACGTCCATGGAAACCACCTCGCGCTGGAAGCGGTGCTTGCCGACATCCACGCGCAAGGCATCTCCGACATCGTCAATCTCGGCGACATGCTGAGCGGCCCGCTCGATGCGCGGCGAACCGTCGAGATCCTGATGAGGATCGACGCCGTGCACGTGCTCGGCAATCACGATCGCTATCTGCTCGACCGCCCGCCGGAGAAGATGGGCTCGTGGGATCGTCCCGCCTACGACGCGCTCGATGCTGCGCAACTCGACTGGCTGCGCGCGCAGCCGAAGACGCGCGTCTTTCGTGATCAGGTGTTTCTCTGCCATGCGACGCCCGGGAATGACGAGGTCTATTGGCTCGATACCGTGCATCCCGATGGTACGGTGGCGCTATCGCCGCTGGACCGGATCGAGCAGTTCGCGCAAGGCATCACGCAATCGCTGATCCTGTGCGCCCACACCCATCTCGCTCGTGCGGTGCGGCTTCGCGATGGCCGGCTGATCGTCAATCCCGGCAGTGTCGGCAGCCCCGGCTATCGCGACGTGCATCCATTCCCGCATGTCGTCGAAGCCGGCACGCCGCACGCGCGCTATGCGATCCTCGAATTGGCGGATGGTGCCTGGCAGGTGACGTTCCGCCACATCGCCTACGATCATGAAACGATGGCCGCGCTGGCACGCCGCAACAATCAACCCGAACTGGCGAACGCGCTGGCGACGGGGCGGATCAAGTAG
- a CDS encoding bifunctional folylpolyglutamate synthase/dihydrofolate synthase, translating to MNASADNAKPPLGELIGRLSALHQKRIDLGLERMHRLLERLGHPERKLPPVIHIAGTNGKGSTLAYLRATLEAAGLRVHAYTSPYLVRINECFRIGRVGGGMLVGDDELRAALEEVERVNAGEPATVFELKTAAAFHLFAQNPADVVLLEVGLGGRLDSTNVIDTPAACVITPVSMDHMDFLGDTLTSIAGEKAAIIKRGVPVVCAEQAPEAMAVIEAQARRMRAPLFASNESWHVNVEHGRLVYSDERGLMDLTAPRLFGRHQFDNAGLAIATLRAIPTFKVDHAAFEAGIVGAEWPARMQRITSGELLGLGPQGSELWLDGGHNAEGGRVAAAALGDLEERVSRPLVVISGMMANKDAQAFLANFAGLTRHIIAVPIPDIENVMPVDRLADAARSLGMRVEIAPGIEAALRGLSKLAYEVPPRILISGSLYLAGHVLDINGTPPA from the coding sequence GTGAACGCTTCCGCGGACAATGCAAAGCCGCCGCTCGGCGAATTGATCGGGCGGCTGTCGGCCCTGCATCAGAAGCGCATCGATCTCGGGCTCGAGCGGATGCACCGCCTGCTCGAGCGGCTCGGCCACCCTGAACGCAAGCTGCCGCCGGTAATCCACATCGCCGGCACCAACGGCAAGGGCTCGACGCTCGCTTATCTGCGCGCGACGCTGGAGGCGGCAGGCCTGCGTGTCCACGCCTATACCTCGCCCTATCTCGTCCGCATCAACGAATGTTTCCGGATCGGCCGCGTCGGCGGCGGCATGCTCGTCGGCGATGATGAGTTGCGTGCGGCGCTCGAAGAGGTCGAGCGCGTCAATGCCGGCGAGCCTGCGACCGTGTTCGAGCTGAAGACCGCGGCCGCCTTTCACCTGTTCGCACAGAACCCGGCCGATGTGGTGCTGCTCGAAGTCGGCCTCGGCGGCCGGCTCGATTCGACCAATGTCATCGATACGCCGGCGGCCTGCGTGATCACGCCCGTCAGCATGGATCACATGGACTTCCTCGGTGATACGCTGACCTCCATCGCGGGCGAGAAGGCCGCGATCATCAAGCGCGGCGTGCCCGTGGTTTGCGCGGAGCAGGCGCCGGAAGCGATGGCCGTGATCGAGGCGCAGGCGAGGCGCATGCGCGCGCCGCTGTTTGCCTCGAACGAGAGCTGGCATGTCAATGTCGAGCACGGGCGCCTGGTCTATTCCGACGAGCGTGGCCTGATGGATCTCACCGCGCCGCGCCTGTTCGGTCGTCACCAGTTCGACAATGCCGGCCTCGCGATCGCGACGCTGCGCGCGATTCCCACATTCAAGGTCGATCATGCGGCGTTCGAGGCCGGCATCGTCGGCGCGGAATGGCCGGCGCGGATGCAGCGCATCACCTCGGGCGAGCTGCTCGGCCTCGGACCGCAGGGGTCGGAGCTCTGGCTCGATGGCGGCCACAATGCGGAGGGCGGCCGCGTCGCGGCGGCGGCGCTTGGTGATCTCGAAGAGCGGGTGTCGCGGCCGCTGGTGGTGATATCAGGCATGATGGCCAACAAGGACGCGCAGGCCTTCCTCGCCAATTTCGCCGGCCTCACCCGTCACATCATCGCGGTACCGATTCCCGACATCGAAAACGTGATGCCGGTCGACCGGCTCGCGGACGCCGCGCGCAGCCTCGGCATGCGCGTCGAGATCGCGCCCGGCATCGAGGCCGCATTGCGCGGGCTGTCGAAGCTCGCCTACGAAGTGCCGCCGCGAATCCTGATATCAGGCTCGCTCTATCTCGCCGGCCATGTGCTTGATATCAACGGCACGCCTCCTGCATAG
- the accD gene encoding acetyl-CoA carboxylase, carboxyltransferase subunit beta: MNWLTNVVRPKIRNMLRRETPENLWIKCPDSGQLVFYKDVEANQFVIPGSNYHMRMGAVARLKSIFDNETWFDVALPDVTPDPLKFRDEKKYVDRIKDARARTNLNDAVKVGYGKLEGAAVVIAVQDFDFMGGSLGMAAGEALVRGLELAVEKKSPFIVFAASGGARMQEGILSLMQMPRTTVGVQMLREAKLPYIVVLTNPTTGGVTASYAMLGDVQIAEPGALIGFAGARVIEQTIREKLPEGFQRAEYLKEHGMVDMVVHRHDLRPTLARLCRLLTKAPALESASKSAQPVVSPAQIVSAPEVAPAAPHA, translated from the coding sequence ATGAACTGGCTTACCAATGTGGTCCGGCCGAAAATCCGCAACATGCTGCGGCGGGAGACGCCGGAGAATCTGTGGATCAAGTGCCCGGATTCCGGACAGCTCGTGTTCTACAAGGACGTCGAGGCCAACCAGTTCGTCATCCCCGGCTCGAACTACCATATGCGCATGGGCGCGGTGGCGCGTCTGAAGTCGATCTTCGACAACGAGACCTGGTTCGACGTCGCATTGCCTGACGTCACCCCCGATCCGCTCAAGTTCCGCGACGAGAAGAAATATGTCGACCGCATCAAGGATGCGCGCGCGCGAACCAATTTGAACGACGCGGTCAAGGTCGGCTACGGCAAGCTCGAAGGCGCCGCCGTCGTCATCGCCGTGCAGGATTTCGATTTCATGGGCGGCTCGCTCGGCATGGCCGCTGGCGAGGCCCTCGTGCGCGGGCTCGAGCTCGCGGTCGAGAAGAAGTCGCCGTTCATCGTCTTCGCCGCATCCGGCGGCGCGCGGATGCAGGAAGGCATCCTGTCGCTGATGCAGATGCCGCGCACCACGGTCGGCGTGCAGATGCTGCGCGAGGCCAAGCTGCCCTACATCGTCGTGCTGACCAACCCGACCACCGGCGGTGTCACCGCGTCCTATGCGATGCTGGGCGACGTGCAGATCGCCGAACCCGGCGCGCTGATCGGCTTTGCCGGCGCGCGCGTGATCGAGCAGACCATTCGCGAAAAGCTTCCCGAGGGTTTCCAGCGCGCCGAGTACCTGAAAGAGCACGGCATGGTCGACATGGTCGTGCACCGCCACGATTTGCGCCCGACCCTGGCGCGGCTTTGCCGTCTCCTGACAAAGGCGCCCGCGCTGGAAAGTGCATCCAAGTCAGCGCAGCCTGTCGTCAGCCCGGCGCAGATCGTATCGGCCCCGGAAGTGGCGCCGGCCGCGCCGCACGCGTGA
- the trpA gene encoding tryptophan synthase subunit alpha, with protein MTTRIDTRFAELKKQGRSAFVTFLMAGDPDPATSLEIIKALPKAGADVIEIGMPFTDPMADGPSIQAAGLRALKAGMTLKKTLELVRGFRKDDNATPIVLMGYYNPIYIYGVDKFLVDAKSAGVDGLIIVDLPPEEDEELCLPAMKAGLNFIRLATPTTDDKRLPAVLANTSGFVYYVSITGITGAAAADSSAVSEAVARIKRHTKLPVCVGFGIRTPETARSIASHANGAVVGTALVDALKSSLDAEGRATAKTVNAVAELTASLAQGVRGAQQAAE; from the coding sequence GTGACCACGCGTATCGACACCCGTTTTGCAGAATTGAAGAAGCAGGGCCGCTCGGCCTTTGTCACCTTCCTGATGGCAGGCGATCCCGATCCGGCAACGTCGCTCGAGATCATCAAGGCGCTGCCGAAGGCAGGCGCCGATGTGATCGAGATCGGCATGCCCTTCACCGATCCGATGGCCGACGGTCCGTCGATCCAGGCCGCGGGCCTGCGCGCGCTCAAGGCCGGCATGACGTTGAAGAAGACGTTGGAGCTCGTGCGCGGCTTCCGCAAGGACGACAATGCCACGCCGATCGTGCTGATGGGCTACTACAATCCGATCTACATCTACGGCGTCGACAAATTCCTGGTCGATGCGAAGAGCGCGGGCGTCGATGGCCTGATCATCGTCGACCTGCCGCCGGAAGAAGACGAAGAGCTCTGCCTGCCCGCGATGAAGGCCGGCCTCAACTTCATCCGCCTGGCGACGCCGACCACCGACGACAAGCGTCTGCCGGCCGTGCTCGCCAACACCTCAGGCTTCGTCTACTACGTCTCGATCACCGGCATCACCGGTGCTGCGGCCGCGGACTCCTCGGCCGTCAGCGAGGCGGTTGCCCGCATCAAGCGGCATACGAAACTGCCGGTCTGCGTCGGCTTCGGCATCCGGACGCCGGAGACCGCGCGCTCCATCGCCTCGCATGCGAACGGCGCCGTGGTCGGCACCGCGCTGGTCGACGCGCTCAAGAGCAGTCTTGATGCGGAAGGCCGCGCGACCGCCAAAACCGTTAACGCCGTTGCCGAGCTGACGGCGTCCCTGGCCCAGGGCGTCAGGGGCGCGCAACAGGCGGCGGAATAG
- the trpB gene encoding tryptophan synthase subunit beta, protein MNIAKPNSYRSGPDERGHFGIFGGRFVAETLMPLILDLEKAYTEAKADPAFQAEMDGYLKNYVGRPSPLYFAERLTEHLGGAKIYLKREELNHTGSHKVNNVLGQIMLARRMGKKRIIAETGAGQHGVATATLCARFGLECIVYMGAVDVERQQPNVIRMEMLGATVMPVQSGTRTLKDAMNEALRDWVTNVHNTFYCIGTVAGPHPYPMLVRDFQSIIGNETKAQMQEIEGRLPDSLVACIGGGSNAMGLFHPFLDDPSVEIFGVEAAGHGLTQLHAASIAGGRPGVLHGNRTYLLMDADGQIQDAHSISAGLDYPGIGPEHSWLHEIGRVNYLSATDDEALAAFQLLSKLEGIIPALEPAHAIAKVMELAPKLPKDHLMVVNLSGRGDKDVPQVGDILKGKSK, encoded by the coding sequence ATGAACATCGCCAAACCAAACTCCTACCGCAGCGGCCCCGACGAGCGCGGCCATTTCGGCATTTTCGGCGGACGCTTCGTCGCCGAAACCCTGATGCCGCTGATCCTCGATCTGGAGAAGGCCTACACCGAGGCCAAGGCCGATCCGGCCTTCCAGGCCGAGATGGACGGCTATCTCAAGAACTATGTCGGCCGGCCCTCGCCGCTGTATTTCGCCGAGCGCCTGACCGAGCATCTCGGCGGCGCCAAGATCTATCTGAAGCGCGAAGAGCTCAATCACACCGGTTCGCACAAGGTGAACAACGTGCTCGGCCAGATCATGCTGGCGCGGCGCATGGGCAAGAAGCGCATCATCGCCGAGACCGGCGCCGGCCAGCACGGCGTCGCCACCGCGACATTGTGCGCGCGGTTCGGGCTCGAATGCATCGTCTACATGGGCGCGGTCGACGTCGAGCGGCAGCAGCCCAACGTGATCCGCATGGAGATGCTGGGCGCGACGGTGATGCCGGTGCAGTCGGGCACGCGCACGCTGAAGGACGCCATGAACGAGGCGCTGCGCGACTGGGTCACCAACGTGCACAACACCTTCTACTGCATCGGCACGGTGGCGGGCCCGCATCCCTATCCGATGCTGGTGCGCGATTTCCAATCGATCATCGGCAACGAGACCAAGGCGCAGATGCAGGAGATCGAAGGCCGCCTGCCGGATTCGCTGGTCGCCTGCATCGGCGGCGGCTCGAACGCGATGGGCCTGTTCCATCCGTTCCTCGACGATCCCTCCGTCGAGATCTTCGGCGTCGAAGCCGCGGGCCACGGGCTCACGCAGCTGCATGCGGCCTCGATCGCCGGTGGCCGTCCCGGCGTTCTGCACGGCAACCGCACCTATCTCCTGATGGACGCGGACGGCCAGATCCAGGATGCGCATTCGATCTCGGCCGGCCTCGATTATCCCGGCATCGGCCCCGAGCATTCCTGGCTGCACGAGATCGGCCGCGTCAACTATCTCTCCGCGACCGATGACGAGGCGCTCGCCGCGTTCCAGCTGCTGTCAAAGCTGGAAGGCATCATCCCCGCGCTCGAGCCCGCGCATGCCATCGCCAAGGTGATGGAGCTCGCACCAAAGCTTCCCAAAGATCACCTGATGGTCGTCAACCTCTCCGGCCGCGGCGACAAGGACGTCCCGCAGGTCGGCGACATCCTGAAGGGCAAGAGCAAGTGA
- a CDS encoding phosphoribosylanthranilate isomerase encodes MSLLVKICGLSTRETLETALDAGADMVGFVFFPPSPRHVALELGRDLGRQVKRRALKVALTVDADDATFDNIMDALSPDIFQLHGKETVARLRDIKQKFGRPVMKALPVETAADLAVLPGYAAVADRILFDARPPKDATRPGGLGAPFDWHLLQNLELGLPYMVSGGLHAGNVAEAVRVTRAGGVDVSSGVESAPGVKDPEMIKAFIRASRATQELSVR; translated from the coding sequence ATGTCCCTGCTCGTTAAAATCTGTGGCCTGTCCACGCGCGAAACGCTTGAAACAGCGCTCGACGCGGGCGCCGACATGGTGGGATTCGTCTTCTTTCCGCCGTCGCCGCGGCACGTCGCACTGGAGCTTGGCCGTGATCTCGGTCGCCAGGTGAAGCGGCGCGCCCTCAAGGTCGCACTCACGGTCGATGCCGACGATGCCACGTTCGACAACATCATGGATGCCCTGTCGCCGGACATCTTTCAGCTCCACGGCAAGGAGACCGTGGCCCGGCTGCGCGACATCAAGCAGAAGTTCGGTCGCCCGGTGATGAAGGCGCTGCCGGTCGAGACCGCCGCCGATCTCGCCGTCCTGCCCGGCTATGCTGCGGTCGCCGACCGCATCCTGTTCGACGCGAGGCCGCCCAAGGACGCAACGCGGCCGGGCGGGCTCGGCGCCCCCTTCGATTGGCACCTTCTGCAAAACCTGGAGCTCGGGCTGCCGTATATGGTTTCGGGCGGTCTCCATGCAGGGAACGTCGCCGAAGCCGTTCGGGTCACCCGCGCCGGCGGCGTCGACGTCTCCTCCGGTGTCGAGAGCGCTCCCGGCGTCAAGGATCCGGAGATGATCAAAGCCTTCATTCGCGCAAGCCGCGCCACGCAAGAATTGAGCGTCCGATGA